A section of the Chryseobacterium ginsenosidimutans genome encodes:
- a CDS encoding glycoside hydrolase family 30 protein, which yields MKKLVVSCFVAGMAFNVNAQNYWKKNAGKTARIIFTNSKTNEKMVDKGTVKFEKMDQPKETDACIFVDPDFKYQKLIGIGGAITDASAETFYKLPKNKQKEIIEAYYGKNGLGYTVVRTNMNSCDFSSDSYTYVTENDNSLKSFNVAHDEKYKIPMIKEAKKAIGNNFTFYFSPWSPPAWMKSNKSLLKGGRLENQYYQTWADYYVKFIREYEKRGINVWGLTVQNEPMATQTWESCIYTAEEEGAFLKNNLGPTLWNNGFKDKKVMIWDHNRDLIYQRATTTLSDPETSKYASGIGYHWYETWNNKTQLFDNLIETQRAFPDKFLAFTEGCKEQFDMSKIYDVSLGELYGRNMINDFNKGTALWTDWNVLLDETGGPNHVGNFCFAPIIADTKTGEVHYTYEYYYVGHVSKFIKPNAQRIGTSSNRAALTSTTFMNENGQLVTVIMNDSENDIDTNLWIEGMSAKLSAPAHSIQTVIL from the coding sequence ATGAAGAAATTAGTTGTAAGTTGTTTTGTTGCAGGGATGGCTTTTAATGTTAACGCACAGAATTACTGGAAAAAAAATGCAGGAAAAACAGCGAGAATAATTTTTACCAATTCTAAAACCAACGAAAAAATGGTTGATAAAGGAACGGTAAAATTTGAAAAAATGGATCAGCCAAAAGAAACTGATGCCTGTATTTTTGTGGATCCTGATTTTAAATATCAAAAATTAATAGGAATTGGCGGAGCCATTACAGATGCTTCTGCTGAAACTTTTTATAAGCTTCCAAAAAATAAGCAGAAGGAAATCATTGAAGCGTATTACGGAAAAAACGGTTTGGGATACACTGTTGTCCGTACCAATATGAATTCGTGTGATTTTTCAAGTGATTCTTATACCTATGTAACTGAAAATGATAATTCATTAAAATCATTTAATGTTGCACATGATGAAAAGTATAAAATTCCGATGATTAAAGAAGCTAAAAAAGCAATCGGAAACAATTTTACATTCTATTTTTCTCCCTGGAGTCCACCTGCCTGGATGAAATCTAATAAAAGCCTGTTGAAAGGCGGAAGATTGGAAAATCAATACTATCAAACCTGGGCAGATTATTATGTGAAATTCATCAGGGAATACGAAAAAAGAGGAATTAATGTTTGGGGATTGACCGTCCAGAACGAGCCGATGGCGACTCAGACTTGGGAATCTTGTATTTATACAGCGGAAGAAGAAGGAGCTTTTCTTAAAAATAATTTAGGACCAACACTTTGGAATAATGGTTTTAAAGATAAAAAAGTAATGATCTGGGATCATAACCGTGACTTAATTTATCAAAGAGCAACAACTACATTAAGTGATCCTGAAACCTCGAAATATGCTTCCGGAATTGGCTACCACTGGTATGAAACATGGAATAATAAAACGCAGCTTTTTGATAATTTAATTGAAACACAAAGAGCTTTTCCTGATAAATTTTTAGCTTTTACGGAAGGTTGTAAAGAACAGTTTGATATGTCGAAAATTTATGATGTGAGTTTGGGCGAATTGTATGGTAGAAATATGATCAATGACTTCAACAAAGGAACTGCTTTGTGGACAGACTGGAACGTTCTTCTGGACGAAACAGGCGGGCCAAACCATGTTGGAAACTTCTGCTTTGCGCCAATTATTGCAGACACAAAAACTGGGGAAGTTCATTATACATATGAGTATTATTATGTTGGGCACGTTTCAAAATTTATTAAACCAAATGCACAGAGGATCGGGACTTCATCAAACAGAGCAGCTTTAACCTCAACAACTTTCATGAATGAAAACGGACAGTTGGTCACCGTTATCATGAATGATTCGGAAAATGATATTGATACCAATCTCTGGATCGAAGGAATGTCGGCAAAGTTATCAGCACCCGCACATTCTATACAAACCGTAATTTTATAG
- a CDS encoding glycoside hydrolase family 16 protein translates to MKIKLQYIFHLIIGGALAFSVAGCATNKPDSNRKLIWNDEFNGKGLPDAAKWNYDVGGEGFGNNEAQFYTKNRLENARLEKGNLIIEARKENWENSKYTSARLLTKGKFSFQYGTVEVRAKLPKGRGTWPAVWMLSEGMKKWPDDGELDIMEHVGYNQGYIHASAHTKKYNHIVGSQKTDTLFVKDASEKFHVYKADWTPEKIDIYIDDHKFFTYENKEKSNEAWPFNRPYFIILNLAIGGTWGGKEGIDDTIFPQKYYIDYVRVYQNK, encoded by the coding sequence TTGAAAATTAAACTTCAATACATTTTCCATTTAATCATCGGAGGAGCTTTAGCTTTTTCTGTTGCGGGTTGTGCCACAAACAAACCAGATTCCAACCGAAAATTAATCTGGAATGATGAGTTTAACGGGAAAGGTTTACCCGATGCCGCAAAATGGAATTACGATGTCGGAGGCGAAGGCTTCGGAAATAATGAAGCTCAGTTTTACACCAAAAACAGATTGGAAAATGCAAGACTGGAAAAAGGAAATCTTATAATTGAAGCCAGAAAAGAAAACTGGGAAAACAGCAAATATACTTCGGCAAGACTTTTAACGAAAGGGAAGTTTTCCTTTCAGTACGGAACGGTGGAAGTAAGAGCGAAACTTCCCAAAGGCCGTGGAACGTGGCCTGCCGTATGGATGTTGAGCGAAGGTATGAAAAAATGGCCCGATGACGGCGAGCTTGATATTATGGAACATGTAGGATATAACCAGGGATATATTCATGCGTCTGCTCATACCAAAAAATATAATCATATCGTCGGTTCTCAGAAAACCGATACTTTGTTTGTAAAAGATGCTAGCGAAAAGTTCCATGTGTATAAAGCAGACTGGACACCGGAAAAAATTGATATTTATATTGACGATCACAAGTTTTTCACTTATGAAAATAAAGAAAAAAGCAATGAAGCATGGCCATTTAACCGTCCGTATTTTATTATTTTAAATCTTGCGATAGGAGGCACATGGGGCGGAAAAGAAGGAATTGACGATACGATCTTTCCTCAAAAATATTACATTGATTATGTACGAGTTTATCAGAATAAATAA
- the bglX gene encoding beta-glucosidase BglX, protein MKKISFLLLLSAFGMNAYGQKTIDQKVSELLSKMTLEEKVGQLVQYSGFEYATGPQNSNSASVLDEIKKGKVGSMLNVAGAEETRSFQKLALESRLKIPLLFGQDVIHGYRTTFPVNLGQAASWDLGLIEKSERIAATEASAYGIHWTFAPMVDIARDPRWGRVMEGSGEDTYLGTLIGLARIKGFQGKGLGNIDAIMACAKHFAAYGAAVGGRDYNSVDMSLRQLNETYLPPFKAAAEAGVATFMNSFNDINGIPATANKYILRDLLKGKWNYKGFVVSDWGSIGEMVPHGYAKDNKEAAEKAILAGSDMDMESRAYMAELPKLVQEGKVDPKLIDDAARRILVKKFEMGLFDDPYRFSNEKRQKEQLNNQENRKFGREFGSKSIVLLKNQKNILPLAKTTKTIALIGPFGKETTANHGFWSVAFKDDNQRIITQFDGIKNQLDKNSTLLYAKGANVDDQDKSMFAEAVETAKKADVVIMTLGEGHAMSGEAKSRSNLHFSGVQEDLLKEIAKTGKPIILMINAGRPLVFDWAADNIPTIVYTWWLGTEAGNSIADVLFGTVNPGGKLPMTFPRTEGQIPVYYNHYNTGRPAKNNTDRNYVSAYIDLDNDPKFPFGYGLSYTNFKYSEMNLSSTNLKGNQKLNISINVSNTGNYDGEEVVQLYIRDLFGKVVRPVKELKGFQKIFIKKGESKTVNFTLTPENLKFYDDQLNFDWEGGDFDIMIGTDSQNVQTKRINWSK, encoded by the coding sequence ATGAAGAAAATTTCGTTCTTATTACTATTATCAGCATTTGGGATGAATGCTTATGGACAAAAGACAATTGATCAGAAGGTTTCTGAGCTTTTGTCTAAAATGACATTAGAAGAAAAAGTAGGGCAGTTAGTTCAATACAGTGGTTTTGAATATGCAACGGGTCCTCAAAATTCCAATTCTGCAAGTGTTTTAGACGAAATAAAGAAAGGCAAAGTAGGTTCTATGCTTAACGTTGCAGGAGCTGAGGAAACCCGTTCTTTTCAAAAACTGGCTTTAGAATCAAGGTTGAAAATTCCTTTATTATTCGGACAGGACGTTATTCATGGGTACAGAACTACTTTTCCTGTGAACTTGGGTCAGGCTGCAAGCTGGGATTTAGGTTTAATTGAAAAATCAGAAAGAATTGCGGCAACAGAAGCTTCAGCTTACGGAATTCACTGGACGTTTGCACCAATGGTCGATATTGCAAGAGATCCGAGATGGGGTAGAGTAATGGAAGGTTCAGGCGAAGATACTTATTTGGGTACTTTAATTGGTTTGGCAAGAATCAAGGGTTTTCAGGGAAAAGGCTTGGGAAATATTGATGCAATTATGGCTTGTGCAAAGCATTTTGCAGCATACGGAGCGGCAGTTGGCGGAAGAGATTACAATTCTGTCGATATGAGTTTAAGACAATTAAACGAAACCTATCTTCCTCCTTTCAAAGCGGCTGCAGAAGCCGGTGTTGCTACTTTTATGAACTCTTTTAATGATATCAACGGAATTCCGGCGACGGCAAACAAATATATTTTAAGAGATCTCTTAAAAGGTAAATGGAATTATAAAGGTTTTGTAGTTTCAGATTGGGGAAGTATTGGCGAAATGGTTCCTCACGGCTATGCAAAAGACAACAAAGAAGCAGCAGAAAAAGCAATTCTTGCGGGAAGCGATATGGATATGGAAAGCCGTGCTTACATGGCAGAACTTCCAAAGTTGGTTCAGGAAGGAAAAGTTGATCCGAAGTTGATTGATGATGCGGCAAGAAGAATTTTAGTAAAGAAATTCGAGATGGGATTATTTGATGATCCTTACAGATTCAGCAATGAAAAAAGACAGAAAGAGCAGTTAAACAATCAAGAAAACAGAAAATTCGGAAGAGAATTTGGTTCAAAAAGCATTGTTTTGCTTAAAAATCAAAAGAATATTCTTCCGCTTGCTAAAACTACGAAAACGATTGCGCTAATTGGTCCTTTTGGAAAAGAAACAACAGCAAACCACGGTTTTTGGTCGGTTGCTTTTAAAGATGATAATCAAAGAATCATCACTCAGTTTGATGGAATTAAAAATCAGTTAGATAAAAATTCAACTTTATTATACGCAAAAGGAGCCAACGTTGATGATCAGGATAAATCGATGTTTGCTGAAGCCGTGGAAACTGCAAAAAAAGCAGATGTTGTGATCATGACTTTAGGTGAAGGTCACGCAATGAGCGGTGAGGCAAAAAGTAGAAGTAACCTCCATTTTTCAGGAGTTCAGGAAGATTTACTGAAAGAAATTGCAAAAACAGGAAAACCGATTATTTTAATGATCAATGCAGGGAGACCTTTGGTTTTCGATTGGGCTGCAGACAATATTCCGACAATTGTTTACACTTGGTGGCTGGGAACGGAAGCCGGGAATTCTATTGCAGATGTTCTTTTTGGAACGGTAAATCCGGGCGGAAAATTACCAATGACTTTCCCAAGAACGGAAGGACAGATTCCTGTGTATTACAATCATTACAATACGGGAAGACCTGCAAAAAACAATACAGACAGAAATTATGTTTCAGCCTATATTGATTTGGATAATGACCCGAAATTTCCGTTTGGTTATGGTTTGAGCTATACAAATTTTAAATATTCTGAAATGAATTTAAGTTCAACAAATCTTAAAGGAAATCAGAAATTAAATATTAGTATAAACGTTTCCAACACCGGAAATTATGATGGGGAAGAAGTGGTGCAGTTATACATCAGAGACTTATTCGGGAAAGTGGTAAGACCTGTGAAAGAACTGAAAGGTTTCCAAAAAATATTCATTAAAAAAGGAGAAAGTAAGACTGTCAATTTTACATTAACTCCTGAAAATTTAAAATTCTATGATGATCAGTTAAACTTTGATTGGGAAGGCGGAGATTTCGATATTATGATCGGAACCGATTCTCAAAATGTTCAGACAAAAAGAATTAATTGGTCAAAATAA
- a CDS encoding glycoside hydrolase family 30 protein — protein MKLQYSYSFVLRGAALCGVALLSFFNCSSTSSDLANNGDNSGNNGGGNTSGDPVQVWLTKGDQTVKLQQQGTVYFSGTSNSGTTIEVDASQVFQSIDGFGYTLTGGSVQVINQLNATKKQELLNDLFSTSGIGISYLRISIGASDLNSEVFSYDDMPTGQTDTTLSQFSLTKDQAVIQMLKDILVINPNIKILATPWSPPVWMKDNGNTVGGSLKPEFYGVYAQYFVKYIQAMQAQGIKIDAITPQNEPLHPGNNPSMYMTAGDQATFIKNNLGPAFQAANINTKIIAYDHNCDNPAYPLAVLNDTAANPYVDGSAFHLYAGDISALSTVHNLFPNKNVYFTEQWTSSTGGFSGDLDWHVKNVIIGSMRNWSKTALEWNVANDASFAPHTPGGCTQCKGAITVNNATGYDKNVAYYIIAHASKFVPVNSQRIASTQGDNLSTVAFKTPAGKTVLIVQNSNSTDKAFNIKYNQKTASVTMPGVSTATYIF, from the coding sequence ATGAAATTACAATATTCATATAGTTTCGTACTTAGAGGTGCTGCACTTTGCGGTGTAGCACTTCTTTCTTTTTTTAACTGTAGCAGTACATCTTCGGATTTAGCCAATAATGGGGATAATTCTGGTAACAATGGAGGGGGAAATACGTCCGGAGATCCTGTACAGGTATGGTTGACAAAAGGAGATCAGACAGTGAAACTACAACAACAGGGTACAGTTTATTTTTCAGGAACTTCGAACTCGGGAACAACTATTGAGGTAGACGCTTCACAGGTTTTTCAGAGTATCGATGGTTTCGGATATACGCTTACCGGCGGAAGTGTTCAGGTGATTAATCAGCTGAATGCAACTAAGAAACAGGAGTTATTAAATGATTTATTCAGTACTTCAGGAATTGGAATCAGTTATTTAAGAATCAGCATCGGTGCTTCAGATTTGAACAGTGAAGTTTTTTCTTATGATGATATGCCAACAGGACAAACGGATACTACGCTTTCTCAATTTAGTTTAACGAAAGATCAGGCTGTTATCCAGATGTTAAAAGATATTTTGGTGATTAATCCGAATATTAAAATCTTAGCCACACCGTGGTCACCACCAGTTTGGATGAAAGATAACGGAAATACAGTTGGTGGAAGTTTAAAACCCGAATTTTACGGAGTTTACGCCCAATATTTTGTAAAATATATTCAGGCAATGCAGGCTCAGGGAATTAAAATTGATGCCATAACTCCTCAAAATGAACCTTTACATCCAGGAAATAACCCAAGTATGTATATGACGGCAGGAGATCAGGCAACTTTTATTAAAAATAATTTAGGTCCCGCTTTTCAGGCTGCAAATATTAATACTAAAATTATTGCTTACGATCACAATTGTGATAATCCGGCTTATCCTTTAGCTGTTTTAAATGATACAGCAGCAAATCCTTACGTTGACGGATCGGCTTTTCATTTATATGCAGGAGATATTTCGGCATTAAGTACGGTTCATAATTTATTTCCAAATAAAAACGTGTATTTCACAGAACAATGGACAAGTTCTACAGGAGGTTTTTCCGGAGATTTGGATTGGCACGTAAAAAACGTTATTATTGGGTCAATGAGAAACTGGAGTAAGACAGCGTTGGAGTGGAATGTAGCGAATGATGCATCATTTGCTCCTCATACACCAGGTGGATGTACACAATGCAAAGGTGCAATCACAGTAAATAATGCAACAGGTTACGACAAAAATGTTGCGTATTACATTATTGCGCATGCTTCGAAATTTGTTCCTGTAAATTCTCAGAGAATTGCTTCTACGCAAGGTGATAATCTTTCAACGGTAGCTTTCAAAACGCCGGCGGGGAAAACAGTTTTAATTGTTCAGAACAGCAATTCTACAGATAAAGCATTTAATATTAAATATAATCAAAAAACGGCTTCCGTTACAATGCCGGGAGTTTCAACAGCGACCTATATTTTTTAA